From one Vanacampus margaritifer isolate UIUO_Vmar chromosome 12, RoL_Vmar_1.0, whole genome shotgun sequence genomic stretch:
- the LOC144061724 gene encoding uncharacterized protein LOC144061724 — MEAEQKWTVAGGTSQKLQKNNSEKLKWDNWRQFSSVTVCIALSLLSVGICIGVFVRTTALQSRIVSLEQQHFSAWMLSLEQVEPVILDRLDQILDKKLAARLPKTREVREAPYSCLCPPGMFPILWLCLKKLKEVQPTWLLPVITRRTLCPHECHTFNSWHCLVTERAELRCLDGDGILNE; from the exons ATGGAAGCGGAGCAGAAGTGGACTGTCGCTGGGGGAACGAGCCAAAAGCTCCAGAAGAACAATTCCGAAAAGCTCAAGTGGGACAACTGGAGACAATTTTCTTCCGTAACCGTTTGCATTGCATTGTCTCTGCTAAGTGTTGGAATATGCATTGGAGTTTTTGTGCGGACGACGGCGTTGCAATCGAGGATAGTAAGTCTTGAGCAGCAGCACTTCTCTGCCTGGATGTTGTCTCTGGAGCAGGTGGAGCCCGTTATTTTGGACAGACTGGACCAAATCCTGGACAAG AAACTTGCAGCACGGTTACCAAAGACACGAGAAGTGAGGGAGGCTCCTTACAGCTGCTTGTGTCCCCCAGGTATGTTTCCCATTCTCTGGCTTTGTCTGAagaaactgaaa GAAGTGCAGCCCACCTGGCTCCTGCCAGTCATCACCAGGCGCACACTCTGTCCACATGAATGCCATACTTTTAATTCTTGGCATTGCCTGGTGACTGAGAGGGCAGAACTGCGGTGCCTTGATGGAGACGGGATCCTCAATGAATAA